Proteins encoded within one genomic window of Cyprinus carpio isolate SPL01 chromosome A15, ASM1834038v1, whole genome shotgun sequence:
- the LOC109103249 gene encoding adapter molecule crk yields the protein MAGNFDSEDRGSWYWGRLSRQDAVSLLQGQRHGVFLVRDSITIPGDYVLSVSENSKVSHYIINSISSNRQSGPGLAPPRFRIGDQEFDALPALLEFYKIHYLDTTTLIEPINKAKHSSFISVSAGTGGAPQRLEEEYVRALFDFPGNDDEDLPFRKGDVLRVLEKPEEQWWNAQNSEGRVGMIPVPYVEKYRPASPTSGGPGGSVGGSGAHGNSDGHSSQSQPLPGEPGQYAQPTSLPNLQNGPVYARAIQKRVPNAYDKTALALEVGDMVKVTKINVNGQWEGECKGKHGHFPFTHVRLLDQHNPEDELS from the exons ATGGCCGGAAATTTTGATTCTGAGGACCGAGGGAGCTGGTATTGGGGGAGATTAAGCCGGCAAGACGCGGTTTCGCTGCTCCAAGGACAGAGGCATGGAGTGTTCCTGGTGCGGGACTCGATCACTATTCCCGGGGACTACGTGCTGTCTGTGTCGGAGAACTCCAAAGTCTCTCATTACATAATAAACAGCATCAGCAGCAATCGCCAGTCCGGACCAG GACTCGCTCCTCCTCGGTTCCGTATTGGAGATCAGGAATTTGACGCCTTACCCGCCCTGTTGGAGTTCTACAAGATCCACTACCTGGATACCACCACTCTCATTGAGCCCATCAACAAAGCCAAGCACTCGTCCTTCATCAGCGTCAGTGCGGGAACGGGAGGAGCTCCTCAGAGGCTGGAAGAGGAGTACGTCCGAGCCCTCTTCGACTTCCCCGGCAACGACGACGAGGACCTTCCGTTTCGAAAGGGCGATGTTCTAAGAGTTCTGGAGAAGCCGGAGGAGCAGTGGTGGAACGCTCAGAATTCAGAAGGCCGCGTCGGCATGATCCCCGTGCCCTATGTGGAGAAGTACCGGCCGGCCTCACCAACATCAGGGGGCCCTGGGGGGTCGGTTGGAGGATCTGGAGCTCACGGCAACTCTGACGGCCACAGTTCTCAGTCTCAACCTCTGCCTGGCGAGCCGGGCCAATATGCCCAGCCGACATCCTTACCCAATCTACAGAATGGTCCGGTTTATGCCAGGGCCATTCAGAAGAGAGTTCCCAATGCCTATGACAAGACTGCTCTTGCTTTGGAG GTCGGCGACATGGTGAAGGTGACCAAGATCAATGTAAATGGGCAGTGGGAGGGTGAGTGCAAGGGAAAGCATGGCCATTTTCCCTTTACCCATGTTCGCTTGCTGGACCAGCACAACCCAGAGGACGAACTGAGCTGA